Proteins encoded in a region of the Paramagnetospirillum magneticum AMB-1 genome:
- a CDS encoding serine/threonine-protein kinase, which translates to MPEIPGYRIHRLAAVTDFSDVWLAEDLALGRAVAVKVFSPKADESQFIAPFPVSEWRRRFYQEGRLQALFDHPNIVPVIGIDHAADGRPCLLMQYLPQSLCHEIGSDTFDGEEASARWVSPARTKEVLLQVLSGLVEVHRKGIVHRDLKPRNLLLAGGGGVRVKIADFGMAKAPGEPDSTEKEWFGTRDYISPEQYARAGQATARSDIFSLGVIGIRMLTGYFPDRRRLAAVKGLPPAFAALLARCLELDPARRPDAARMMAQLAAITLP; encoded by the coding sequence ATGCCGGAGATTCCGGGCTACCGAATACATCGTCTGGCGGCGGTGACGGATTTCTCCGACGTCTGGCTGGCCGAGGATCTGGCTCTGGGGCGCGCCGTGGCAGTCAAGGTCTTCAGCCCCAAGGCGGACGAAAGCCAATTCATCGCCCCGTTTCCCGTGAGCGAATGGCGCCGCCGCTTTTACCAGGAGGGCCGGCTTCAGGCCCTATTCGACCATCCCAATATCGTGCCGGTCATTGGCATTGATCATGCTGCCGATGGGCGGCCCTGCCTGCTGATGCAGTATCTGCCGCAATCCCTCTGCCATGAAATCGGGTCTGATACCTTTGACGGTGAAGAAGCCTCAGCCCGCTGGGTCTCACCTGCCAGAACCAAGGAGGTGCTGCTGCAGGTCTTGTCGGGGCTGGTGGAAGTCCACCGGAAGGGCATTGTCCATCGCGATCTTAAGCCCCGCAACCTGCTGCTGGCCGGGGGCGGCGGCGTAAGGGTCAAGATTGCCGATTTCGGCATGGCCAAGGCGCCGGGCGAGCCCGATTCGACCGAAAAGGAGTGGTTCGGCACCCGCGACTACATCAGCCCGGAGCAATATGCCCGGGCTGGGCAGGCGACCGCCCGGTCCGACATCTTCTCGCTGGGGGTGATCGGTATCCGCATGCTGACCGGATATTTTCCCGATCGGCGGAGACTGGCGGCGGTCAAGGGATTGCCGCCGGCCTTCGCCGCCCTGCTTGCCCGCTGCCTCGAGCTTGATCCGGCGCGGCGCCCCGACGCGGCCCGGATGATGGCCCAGCTGGCGGCGATCACCTTGCCTTGA
- a CDS encoding nucleoside 2-deoxyribosyltransferase — MTDLPKAYLAGPAVFHPAAKALLDYLAEMCGQHGLVGVAPFEPDAEQRALPPAELAALIRQGNMERIRACDVVIACVSPFRGPGACPGTTWEMGYAEGLGKPVVAWSEDMRPYMERVPHDRDADGRLFCRQHGMLVEDFGLVENLMYAAGTRGVQPEFEAALKQARALADSLRPAAG, encoded by the coding sequence ATGACCGATTTGCCCAAGGCCTACCTCGCCGGTCCGGCCGTTTTTCATCCCGCCGCCAAGGCTCTGCTCGATTATCTGGCCGAGATGTGCGGCCAGCACGGTCTGGTCGGAGTGGCGCCGTTCGAACCTGACGCAGAGCAACGGGCGCTGCCTCCCGCCGAATTGGCGGCGTTGATCCGTCAGGGCAATATGGAGCGGATCCGGGCGTGCGACGTGGTGATCGCCTGCGTCTCGCCGTTCCGCGGTCCTGGGGCCTGCCCAGGAACCACGTGGGAGATGGGCTATGCCGAGGGGCTGGGAAAGCCGGTGGTGGCCTGGTCCGAAGACATGCGCCCCTATATGGAGCGGGTTCCCCACGACCGCGATGCGGATGGGAGGCTGTTCTGTCGCCAGCACGGCATGCTGGTGGAGGATTTCGGCCTGGTGGAGAACCTGATGTACGCCGCTGGGACCCGCGGGGTTCAGCCGGAATTCGAGGCCGCTCTCAAACAGGCGCGGGCGCTGGCGGACTCTCTTCGCCCAGCGGCAGGGTGA
- a CDS encoding sensor histidine kinase, with the protein MKVSWRITGIYAAVGLGWIFLSSLAVWIGVGEPPGIASLLELGKGCVFILVTALMLLVLLRRWETELNRRGAALAESNRELSEVNTRLSGIMRGSQDLIAAWDRDKRLTAFNPRYQAVCWNFFECDVKIGMPIEEVFGRVPDRLQLFSECWDRTLAGESFVQLQSLTTDGDIGWFETSYGSLAGEDGRPCGGFHIVRDVTDRVRAEESGRLQAEKLAKAVETLTEANAELERFAFVASHDLQEPLRTVACFAQLVERDYGEGLDDRGRQYLELVTGGAIRMHEMVNDLLAYSRTSRSEGRIERVSAATACQSALNNLREAIDSSGAEITVAPLPEVDADPVMLIQVFQNLVGNAVKYRKEGLVPHIQVSAEQAGRYWQFSVADNGIGFDPKEQDVFELFRRLHPHSSYAGTGVGLAICKRIVNRLGGHIWVESTPGAGSVFRFTLPLGEESPPAPAPV; encoded by the coding sequence TTGAAAGTTTCCTGGCGCATAACGGGCATCTATGCCGCCGTCGGACTGGGCTGGATTTTCCTCTCGTCCCTAGCCGTCTGGATTGGTGTCGGCGAGCCGCCAGGCATTGCCTCCCTGCTGGAACTCGGCAAGGGCTGCGTCTTCATCCTGGTGACGGCACTCATGCTGCTGGTGCTGCTGCGGCGCTGGGAGACCGAGTTGAACCGCCGGGGAGCTGCCCTGGCGGAAAGCAACCGGGAATTGTCCGAGGTGAATACCCGCCTATCGGGCATCATGCGCGGGTCTCAGGATCTGATCGCCGCCTGGGACCGCGACAAACGCCTTACAGCCTTTAATCCCCGCTATCAGGCCGTGTGCTGGAACTTCTTTGAATGCGACGTAAAGATCGGCATGCCCATTGAGGAAGTCTTCGGCAGGGTCCCGGATCGCCTCCAACTGTTCTCAGAATGCTGGGACCGGACCCTGGCCGGCGAATCCTTCGTCCAGCTGCAGTCGCTGACCACCGATGGCGATATCGGCTGGTTCGAGACCAGCTATGGCTCCCTGGCCGGGGAAGACGGCCGCCCGTGCGGCGGCTTTCATATCGTGCGGGATGTCACCGACCGCGTCCGGGCCGAGGAAAGCGGCCGCCTGCAGGCGGAAAAGCTGGCCAAGGCCGTGGAGACCCTGACCGAAGCCAATGCCGAACTGGAACGCTTCGCCTTCGTCGCCTCCCACGATCTGCAGGAGCCGCTGCGCACCGTCGCCTGCTTCGCCCAATTGGTCGAGCGCGACTACGGCGAAGGACTGGATGATCGAGGCCGGCAGTACCTGGAACTGGTCACCGGCGGCGCCATTCGCATGCATGAAATGGTCAACGATCTGCTGGCCTATTCCCGCACCAGCCGCAGCGAAGGCCGAATCGAACGGGTGTCGGCGGCAACGGCCTGCCAGAGCGCACTGAACAACCTGCGCGAAGCCATCGATTCCAGCGGGGCGGAGATCACGGTCGCCCCGCTGCCCGAGGTGGATGCCGACCCAGTCATGCTGATCCAGGTTTTCCAGAACCTGGTCGGCAACGCGGTCAAATACCGCAAGGAGGGGCTTGTTCCGCACATCCAGGTGAGCGCGGAGCAGGCCGGGCGCTACTGGCAGTTCTCGGTCGCCGACAACGGAATCGGCTTCGACCCGAAGGAACAGGATGTATTCGAGCTGTTCCGCCGCCTACACCCCCATTCCAGCTATGCCGGCACCGGTGTGGGCCTGGCCATATGCAAACGGATCGTCAACCGGCTGGGCGGCCATATCTGGGTAGAATCAACCCCTGGCGCGGGCAGCGTCTTCCGCTTCACCCTGCCGCTGGGCGAAGAGAGTCCGCCAGCGCCCGCGCCTGTTTGA